GCCAAAGTATAGGACTTATTTGGTATCCTAATAATCTATCTAAAACACGTCTTGCCTGCTGTGCATCTACTAAATCTAGTTTAATATTTCTAGGACTTTTTATAGCTTTTTTTATAGCATCTTTAGTTATTTCATTGAATTCAATTCTACAATTTTCAGTCTCATCCAATGATAATATATGTGCTAGATGCCAAGATATAGCTTCTCCTTCTCTATCGGGGTCGGTTGCTAGAAAAACTTGTTTTGCTTTTTTAGCTTCTTTCTTTAATTCCTTTATTACATCCCCTTTACCTCTTATGTTTATATACTGAGGCTCGAAATTGTTCTCTATATCTACTCCTAATTTACTCTTAGGTAAATCTCTTATATGCCCTACAGATGCCTTTACTGTATAATGACTTTTTCCTAAAAATTTTTCTATGGTTTTAGCTTTTGCAGGCGACTCAACGATGACTAAGCTTTTTGCCATATATCCACACCCCCACAATTTTTATTTTACACTATATATCTTGTTTCGCATTTCTATTATCTTACCTTCTATTTCAAGCATATTTAAAATGCAATTTATATCTTGTATATTCATATTAGTATAATCACAAATTCTATCTATATGCAAGCTTCCTTTTGTTTTAATAATATCAAAAATGCTTTGCTGTACATATGTTAACGCATTGCTATTGCTATTATTAGCTATTTTGTTAAATTTTTTAAAATTATATTCATTTATTATATCTTCTATATCATCAACAAGCTTTGCACCATCTTTTATTATCATATGGCAACCTTTACTCATGTCTGAGTTAATATTACCTGGAATTGCAAAAACGTTTTTACCCTGTTCAAGTGCAAAGTCAACAGTTATTAATGCTCCACTTTTCTTTGTTGCCTCTACTACTATAACCCCATCACTTAACCCACTTATGATTCTGTTTCTAGCTGGATAATTTGATGGAGCCACTGGATGTCCTACATTGTATTCTGATACTAAAAGACCTCCATCTTCTAATATTTTATTAGATAGGTTAAAATTTTTCTTAGGAAGTGGATTCTCTACACTTGAGCCTAGAACAGCTACAGTCTTTGATGATCCTTTAATACATCCTTTGTGAGAATGTTCATCTATGCCCATAGCCATACCACTTACTATATTTATATTATAGTTAGACAATTCTTCACTTAAACTTTGAGCACACCAAACTCCATAAGATGTAGGTTTTCTAGATCCTACCATAGCTAAAGATAACTTATTTAATTGATTTATATCTCCTTTGTAAAAGAGTACACTAGGAGCATTGTAAATATGTCTTAATTTAGAAGGGTATGTACTCTCATTCTTTCCTATATAGCTTACCTCATGCTTATATAACTTCTCTTTTAGCGAATCTATATAAGCGCGACTTTTATATTTTACTATATTCTGTTTAATATTTAAATTTAAATTTTCAATTTTTAGTATCTCTTTATCAGGTAGGTCCATAAGCTCCTCTATATCATCTACACTGTCTTCAATTTTTTCTATAGTTTTATTTCCTATACCTCCTATAGACAATAACCATAAGTATATATCTTTCTTATTCATAACTCACCTCTAAATTAAAACATATTTATTCATACATAAAGTAATTATAGTAAGCTTTTCTAAATGAAAAT
The nucleotide sequence above comes from Paraclostridium bifermentans. Encoded proteins:
- the dprA gene encoding DNA-processing protein DprA, translating into MNKKDIYLWLLSIGGIGNKTIEKIEDSVDDIEELMDLPDKEILKIENLNLNIKQNIVKYKSRAYIDSLKEKLYKHEVSYIGKNESTYPSKLRHIYNAPSVLFYKGDINQLNKLSLAMVGSRKPTSYGVWCAQSLSEELSNYNINIVSGMAMGIDEHSHKGCIKGSSKTVAVLGSSVENPLPKKNFNLSNKILEDGGLLVSEYNVGHPVAPSNYPARNRIISGLSDGVIVVEATKKSGALITVDFALEQGKNVFAIPGNINSDMSKGCHMIIKDGAKLVDDIEDIINEYNFKKFNKIANNSNSNALTYVQQSIFDIIKTKGSLHIDRICDYTNMNIQDINCILNMLEIEGKIIEMRNKIYSVK